From Cecembia calidifontis, one genomic window encodes:
- a CDS encoding SH3 domain-containing protein — protein MKKYFSLLIFSFAVMLISAQLNAQTLYVNSSGGANLRNGPGTNNTVVTTIPQNGQVRVVSKEGSWTKVQYNGNTGYISSSLLSENPTRSSNNSQSSSGNRSSSSQSRSGNSRSYSGSGYTTAIGLRGGFTSGISFKHFTNPNGAIELVLGSRWHGLSLSGMYQWHKPGAFGVPELSWVYGLGARIGFYDGYYYYYHPKRGRCRDPWDPRCDRYYYNRNFTAVGLLGIGGLEYQFREIPISISLDLIPHFYFNHRGRSFMDGSVSVRYIIK, from the coding sequence ATGAAAAAATACTTCAGCTTGCTGATTTTCTCATTTGCGGTAATGCTTATTTCCGCTCAGCTCAATGCCCAAACACTTTATGTCAATTCCAGTGGAGGGGCTAATCTTAGGAATGGTCCAGGCACCAATAATACTGTGGTGACTACTATCCCCCAGAATGGACAGGTAAGGGTTGTCAGTAAAGAAGGTTCTTGGACAAAAGTGCAATACAATGGAAATACAGGCTATATAAGCTCCTCACTTTTGTCTGAAAATCCAACCCGATCAAGCAACAATTCCCAAAGTTCTTCAGGCAATCGGAGTTCCAGCTCCCAATCACGAAGTGGGAACAGCAGGTCCTATTCCGGTTCAGGTTATACTACAGCTATAGGTTTGAGGGGTGGATTTACCTCCGGGATTTCCTTCAAACATTTTACTAATCCTAATGGGGCCATTGAACTGGTATTGGGATCCAGATGGCATGGGCTTTCATTATCGGGAATGTACCAATGGCATAAACCAGGAGCCTTTGGCGTACCTGAACTCTCTTGGGTATATGGGCTTGGTGCCAGAATTGGTTTCTATGATGGGTATTATTATTACTATCACCCCAAAAGAGGCAGGTGCAGGGACCCATGGGATCCAAGATGTGACCGCTATTATTACAACAGAAATTTTACGGCAGTAGGACTACTTGGAATTGGCGGATTGGAATATCAGTTTAGGGAAATTCCTATTTCCATCAGTTTAGATTTGATTCCCCATTTTTATTTCAACCATAGAGGAAGAAGTTTTATGGATGGCAGCGTGTCTGTAAGATATATCATCAAATAG
- the katG gene encoding catalase/peroxidase HPI: MDNKHSSGDISKCPFHNGSMAAAAGRGTQNVDWWPNQLKLNILRQHSSLSNPMDEGFDYAKEFQSLDLAEVKKDIEKVLTTSQDWWPADYGHYGPFMIRMAWHSAGTYRVQDGRGGAGTGNQRFAPLNSWPDNANLDKARLLLWPVKQKYGKKLSWADLMILTGNVALESMGFKTFGFGGGREDIWEPEQDIYWGSEKEWVAHRNPEALENPLGATEMGLIYVNPEGPNKVPDPVLAAKAIRETFGRMAMNDYETVALIAGGHTFGKTHGAADPGKYVGPEPAAASIEEMSTGWNSTYGTGHGADTITSGLEGAWTSTPAKWGHDYFKFLFEYEWELTESPAGAHQWVAKNAEAIIPDAHIPGKFHKPFMLTTDLSMRFDPEYEKISRRFYENPDEFADAFARAWFKLTHRDMGPKSRYLGPEVPAEDLIWQDPIPAVNHPLADSKDIEGLKANILASGLTIAELVSTAWASASTFRGSDKRGGANGARIRLEPQKNWEANNPAQLSKVLGVLSSIQEEFNSTAGGGKKISMADLIVLGGCAAVEKAAKDAGYDAKVPFTPGRTDASQEETEVDSFEHLRPWADGFRNYIHADCAVKAEDMLVDKAQLLTLTAPEMTALVGGMRVLGANWDGGKHGVFTATPGKLTNDFFVNLLDMGTTWRATSDKQNVFVGSDRRTGEPKWTATRADLIFGSNSELRALAEVYACEDGKAKFVKDFVAAWDKVMNLDRFDLAK; encoded by the coding sequence ATGGATAACAAACATTCAAGTGGCGATATCAGTAAATGCCCTTTTCACAACGGTTCTATGGCTGCCGCTGCAGGCAGAGGCACACAGAACGTAGATTGGTGGCCTAACCAATTGAAATTGAACATCCTTCGTCAGCATTCCTCCCTTTCCAATCCAATGGATGAGGGATTTGATTATGCCAAAGAATTTCAGTCTTTGGATCTGGCTGAAGTAAAGAAGGACATCGAAAAAGTGCTCACGACCTCCCAAGATTGGTGGCCTGCGGATTATGGCCATTATGGTCCCTTTATGATCCGTATGGCATGGCACAGTGCAGGAACATACAGGGTTCAGGATGGCCGTGGGGGTGCAGGCACAGGTAATCAGCGTTTCGCTCCTTTGAATTCCTGGCCAGATAATGCCAACTTGGACAAAGCAAGATTGTTGCTTTGGCCTGTGAAGCAGAAGTATGGCAAAAAACTTTCCTGGGCTGACTTAATGATCCTTACAGGAAACGTTGCTTTGGAGTCCATGGGATTCAAAACCTTTGGATTTGGTGGCGGCCGTGAAGATATCTGGGAACCAGAGCAGGACATTTATTGGGGGTCAGAAAAAGAATGGGTTGCCCACCGTAATCCGGAAGCCCTGGAAAATCCTCTGGGAGCTACCGAAATGGGGCTTATCTACGTTAATCCGGAAGGACCTAATAAGGTGCCGGATCCGGTTTTGGCTGCCAAAGCCATTAGGGAAACTTTTGGCCGTATGGCTATGAATGATTATGAAACTGTTGCCCTAATTGCAGGCGGACATACCTTTGGGAAAACACACGGAGCTGCTGATCCTGGTAAATATGTTGGGCCTGAACCTGCTGCTGCCTCAATTGAAGAAATGAGTACAGGTTGGAACAGTACGTATGGAACAGGTCATGGTGCAGATACTATTACTTCAGGTCTGGAAGGTGCCTGGACTTCTACTCCTGCCAAGTGGGGTCATGATTACTTTAAATTCTTGTTTGAATATGAGTGGGAATTGACAGAAAGCCCTGCAGGAGCCCATCAATGGGTTGCTAAGAATGCAGAAGCCATCATTCCTGACGCGCATATCCCAGGAAAATTCCATAAACCATTTATGTTGACCACGGATTTGTCCATGAGATTTGATCCGGAGTATGAAAAAATCTCTAGAAGATTCTACGAAAATCCCGATGAATTTGCGGATGCTTTTGCAAGAGCATGGTTTAAATTGACACACCGTGATATGGGGCCAAAATCCCGTTATTTAGGCCCAGAAGTTCCGGCTGAAGATCTGATCTGGCAGGATCCTATTCCAGCAGTGAATCATCCTTTGGCAGATTCGAAAGACATTGAAGGTCTAAAAGCCAATATCCTCGCTTCAGGTTTGACTATAGCTGAATTGGTTTCAACTGCTTGGGCCTCTGCTTCTACGTTTAGAGGTTCCGATAAGCGAGGAGGTGCCAATGGAGCACGTATCCGTCTGGAACCTCAAAAGAACTGGGAGGCAAACAACCCAGCACAGTTGTCCAAAGTATTAGGAGTACTTTCCAGCATTCAGGAAGAATTTAACAGCACTGCTGGTGGCGGTAAAAAAATCTCCATGGCAGACTTGATCGTTTTGGGTGGTTGTGCAGCTGTTGAAAAAGCAGCCAAAGATGCCGGTTATGACGCAAAAGTTCCGTTCACTCCTGGCCGTACTGATGCCTCACAAGAGGAGACAGAAGTTGATTCTTTCGAGCACTTGAGACCTTGGGCTGATGGGTTCAGAAATTACATTCACGCTGATTGTGCAGTAAAAGCGGAAGATATGTTGGTAGATAAAGCCCAGTTGTTAACCTTGACCGCTCCCGAAATGACTGCCCTTGTGGGAGGCATGAGGGTTTTAGGTGCCAATTGGGATGGCGGAAAGCATGGGGTCTTTACAGCAACTCCCGGCAAATTGACCAATGACTTCTTCGTGAACTTACTTGACATGGGTACTACCTGGAGAGCCACCTCCGACAAACAGAATGTATTTGTTGGTAGTGACCGCAGAACTGGTGAACCTAAATGGACGGCAACCCGCGCTGATTTGATTTTTGGATCGAATTCAGAATTGAGGGCCTTGGCTGAAGTTTACGCGTGTGAAGACGGTAAGGCCAAATTCGTTAAGGACTTTGTTGCTGCCTGGGACAAAGTAATGAACCTTGACAGGTTTGATCTGGCCAAATAA
- a CDS encoding response regulator, producing MVKVLIYEDNPQLREGLTMLIDGSEGFRVLGAFKNCSNIAFEVESYKPDVILMDIDMPGVNGIQGLKIVRQQNTQVSILMLTVFDDNKNIFEALQNGANGYILKKTPPVKLLEYIQEAATGGAPMTASVAAQVLKMFSQINIPADNDYNLSEREKQVLQLLVKGYSYKMIASEMFIAMDTVRSHIKKIYEKLHVNSKSEAVAKAFRDRIV from the coding sequence ATGGTAAAAGTTCTGATATACGAAGACAATCCCCAACTCAGGGAAGGATTGACCATGTTGATCGATGGCAGCGAGGGATTTAGGGTTTTGGGAGCATTTAAAAACTGTTCCAATATTGCTTTTGAAGTCGAATCCTATAAACCGGATGTCATCCTTATGGATATAGACATGCCAGGGGTAAACGGTATTCAGGGCCTTAAGATTGTCCGGCAACAAAACACGCAGGTAAGTATCTTGATGTTGACAGTATTTGATGACAACAAAAACATTTTCGAAGCCCTTCAAAATGGGGCCAACGGCTACATCCTTAAAAAAACCCCTCCTGTCAAATTGTTGGAATATATACAGGAAGCGGCCACTGGCGGTGCACCCATGACGGCATCTGTAGCAGCCCAGGTACTCAAAATGTTTTCACAGATCAATATACCTGCTGACAATGACTACAACCTTTCCGAAAGGGAAAAACAGGTATTACAACTGCTTGTAAAAGGATACTCTTACAAAATGATAGCCTCAGAAATGTTTATTGCCATGGACACGGTAAGAAGCCATATCAAAAAAATATATGAAAAACTCCATGTGAATTCAAAATCAGAGGCAGTGGCCAAGGCATTTAGAGATCGGATTGTTTGA